A genome region from Arachis duranensis cultivar V14167 chromosome 6, aradu.V14167.gnm2.J7QH, whole genome shotgun sequence includes the following:
- the LOC107491687 gene encoding uncharacterized protein LOC107491687, with translation MSKIINTISSTRAEVWQARLGSALRTTLACTIVGCTSLYGPEPLRRYLEFPAFSYVTTILIVSDATLGDTLRGCCHVLFATVQVMIVSLLSLHVIGPTNFSNHTAAMMVAAGSFLVALPGSLELVAKRIAFGQLVIVHVSAAINSAAEAGVTVYPIHAASSTALGVVASILAMLLPYPRLAYYEVRKLYRLYTDNISERLNWNIDTITASDSSTAVGFSNQSMTLSTIGAKLFQRTEVNMKGMHWERPHNPHCIDPKERLQDLEVPIRGMDIALSSCTSFPIDVIDEELRGVLIHCKGRFSQKLDQQGKCFAPFDATTNLETKKEILNRSISKAYKDLPTSFFLYCLQLLLDNSPVTKKIDHMVEKTKKIGDSKRIFRKIAEVVMNFMPSTHNLVFAFKCSLSLGLAVFFGLTYNKENGYWSGLTIAISFDTRRQPTFSVANTRGQGTAMGSIYGVLCCSIFHKYADLRFLPLLPWLVFYTFLRHSKMYGQSGAISAVIGASLILGRKHYGPPTQFAITRITEATIGLVCFIIVEILVSPSRATTLAKTALSESLGTLQDCITKDMPMPSISSQALREGQNKMKSLVCQLEAFIAEADLEPNFWFLPFHGACYRKMLESLSRTADLLLFVAYSMEQLTQLSQKGNGGSEVDLQNGMNETIENFKNKVGPTLKCLEEITKMKSLKKLEKELKKRNLPCDIESGEYPNAETFLIGDEDVEIILGTFFKHLEGITSRTHTNRDEEMLFHYSCLGFCISNLVREIIKIENQVRELIMWENPSNQANMKEICCKISTLCSLS, from the exons CGAGTTCCCGGCCTTCTCGTATGTTACCACAATCCTCATAGTCTCCGACGCAACACTCGGTGACACCCTAAGAGGTTGTTGCCACGTCCTCTTTGCCACTGTCCAGGTCATGATCGTTTCTCTTCTTAGCCTTCATGTGATAGGACCTACCAACTTCTCTAACCACACGGCCGCGATGATGGTCGCGGCCGGTTCATTTTTAGTGGCGCTTCCTGGATCGTTGGAGTTGGTGGCTAAGCGAATTGCATTCGGGCAATTAGTGATTGTTCATGTAAGCGCCGCTATAAATAGCGCCGCGGAAGCAGGGGTGACGGTTTACCCAATTCATGCTGCATCCTCCACAGCCCTTGGAGTTGTGGCTTCAATCCTTGCCATGTTGTTACCATATCCTCGCCTCGCCTATTATGAG GTGAGGAAACTCTACCGATTATACACTGATAACATATCTGAAAGGTTAAATTGGAATATAGACACCATCACTGCCTCAGATAGTTCAACTGCTGTTGGTTTTTCCAATCAATCCATGACCCTCTCTACAATAGGAGCCAAGCTTTTCCAGAGAACCGAAGTTAACATG AAAGGCATGCATTGGGAAAGGCCTCATAATCCTCACTGCATAGACCCAAAGGAGAGATTGCAAGACTTGGAGGTACCAATCAGAGGGATGGACATTGCTTTATCAAGTTGCACTTCTTTTCCCATTGATGTCATTGATGAAGAGCTCAGAGGTGTCTTGATCCATTGCAAAGGAAGATTCAGCCAAAAATTAGATCAACAAGGCAAGTGTTTTGCACCTTTTGATGCAACCACCAACTTAGAGACCAAGAAGGAAATTTTGAACAGAAGCATTTCCAAAGCCTATAAAGATCTTCCAACTTCATTCTTCTTGTATTGTTTGCAACTTCTCCTAGACAATTCACCTGTGACAAAGAAAATTGACCACATGGtggagaaaacaaagaaaattggTGATTCCAAAAGGATCTTCAGAAAGATAGCAGAGGTTGTTATGAACTTTATGCCTAGCACTCACAACTTGGTTTTTGCATTCAAGTGCTCCCTTTCATTAGGTCTTGCTGTCTTCTTCGGTTTGACATATAATAAGGAAAATGGATATTGGTCAGGACTCACAATCGCTATCAGTTTTGATACTAGACGCCAACCAACGTTCTCGGTTGCAAATACGCGCGGACAGGGAACAGCAATGGGATCAATCTATGGGGTTCTTTGTTGCTCCATTTTCCATAAATATGCGGATTTGAGGTTTTTGCCTCTTCTACCATGGCTGGTTTTCTATACTTTTCTTAGGCATAGCAAAATGTATGGGCAATCTGGTGCGATTTCAGCTGTTATAGGAGCCTCACTTATCCTTGGTAGGAAGCATTACGGCCCTCCAACTCAATTCGCAATAACGAGAATCACCGAGGCCACAATAGGACTCGTTTGCTTCATCATTGTAGAGATTCTAGTGAGTCCCTCAAGAGCAACAACTCTAGCGAAAACAGCACTTTCGGAAAGCTTGGGAACACTTCAAGATTGCATTACCAAAGACATGCCAATGCCATCTATAAGTTCTCAAGCACTAAGAGAAGGACAAAATAAGATGAAATCTCTGGTGTGTCAATTGGAAGCATTTATAGCAGAAGCTGATTTGGAGCCAAATTTCTGGTTCCTTCCATTTCATGGTGCTTGCTACCGAAAGATGCTCGAATCTCTATCAAGGACAGCAGACCTCTTACTCTTTGTGGCATACTCAATGGAACAACTCACACAATTATCACAGAAGGGTAATGGAGGATCCGAGGTCGACCTACAAAACGGAATGAATGAGACTATAGAGAATTTTAAGAACAAAGTTGGCCCGACATTGAAATGCCTCGAAGAGATAACAAAGATGAAGTCGCTTAAGAAACTAGAGAAAGAGTTGAAGAAAAGAAATCTTCCTTGTGATATTGAGTCAGGAGAATATCCCAATGCAGAAACATTCTTGATTGGAGATGAGGACGTGGAAATCATTTTGGGGACTTTCTTCAAACACCTGGAGGGCATAACTAGCAGAACTCACACTAACAGAGATGAGGAAATGCTTTTTCATTACAGTTGCTTGGGATTCTGCATTAGTAACTTGGTGAGAGAAATCATAAAAATTGAGAACCAAGTAAGAGAACTAATTATGTGGGAGAATCCATCAAATCAAGCGAACATGAAAGAAATTTGTTGTAAGATTAGCACCTTGTGTTCACTGTCATAA